CCGGTCCTCGTCGATCCAGTCGCGCAGCCGCGGCCAGGCGTGCAGCAGCGCCTCATGGGTGATCTCCACGGTGTCCGCGTCGAGCGTCACCAGCCGGGCCTGCACCAGCGCCTCGAGCGACTCCTCCGTCTTGGCCGGGTCCGTCGACTCCTCCGCCAGCCGGCGGCGCGTGCCCCGCCTGCGGGTGGCCTGGGTGTCCTCGCCCAGCCGGACCAGCCTGAGCAGGAGCAGCCGGGCGGCCGCACGGGCCGGAGGGTCGAGGCTGGACCAGGCGCGCTCGGCGGTCGCCGCCACCGCGCCCTGGATGCCGCCCGCCGCGCGGTAGCCGGCCAGCGTCAGCCGGCCCGCCTTCCGCCGCTGCCAGGTGGCGAGCAGCGCGTGGGAGAGCAGCGGCAGCACCCCCGCGTCGTGCGCTCCGCGCGCCCCGTCGGCGCTCATCTCCCGGACGATCAGCTCCGCGAGACCCGGTTCGAGCTCCAGTCCCACGGCCTTGGCGGGGCCGGTCACCGCCTCGCGCAGCTCCGCGGTGGTGAGCGGTCCCAGCACCATGTGCCGGTGCTGCAGCGCGTCGGCCAGTTCGGGATGGCCGAGGCACTGGTCGTAGAAGTCGGCGCGTATGCCGAGGACCACGAGCACGGGGGGCGGTTCGCCGGGGGCGGCGGGGGTGCACACGGCGTGCAGCAGCTGGATGAACGTACGCCGTTCCGCCTCGTCGGAGCAGAGGGTGAACGCCTCTTCGAACTGGTCCACGATGACGACCGGTCGGCCGGGGGAGGGGGTCTCGCGGGTCGCCCAGGCGGAGACGGCGTCCCGCACCGCGTCACCGGCTTGGGCCGCCCCCTCTTCCACGGCGGCGACGGCGGGTGCGAGCTCGGGGATACGACGGGTCAGCTCCTTGACCGGGTCGCCGCCCGGCACGAGCTGGAGCACCTCGCTCGGCAGGCCGTTCCCGTCGCCGTTCTCGTCGCTGCTTCGGTCACTGTTCCGGTCACTGAGAGCGCCGTCGCGCAGCGCGGGCACCAGGCCGGCGTTCAGCACGGAGGACTTTCCCGCCCCCGAGGCGCCCACGAGCATGACCAGGCCCCCCGTCGGCTCCGCCGCGCGCAGCAGGTCGACGAGGGCGTCCGTGCACCGCTCCCGGCCGAAGAACCACCGGGCGTCCTGCTGACGGTAGGACGCCAGCCCCCGGTAGGGGCACACACCGGTGACGGCCGCGGGCCGCCGTTCTTCGTCCGGGGAGGCCGCGGGCTGCTCGCCGGCGACCGGATCGGCCACCGCGCGCTCCCACAGACGCTGCCACTGGGCCAGGTCGTACAGACCCGAGGACACCGGCGTCGGCCGCGCGCGCCGCGCCAGGGGTATCAGGACGTGCAGTACGGCGGCCAGGGCGGCGAAGTGCGCGGGCACGTTCCTGGCCCGCCGCCAGTCGCTGATCCGCTGGGCGGACACCCGCACGGGCCGCCCCCGCTCATCGACCCGCTGCAGCCGGACGACCGCCTCGGACACCCGCTTGAGGGGAGGATTGCCGGCCTCGCTGTACAGCAGCGCGAGGCGTTCCGCGAAGGCCGTGCGTGCTCCTGAATCGGAACTCAAGCCTCCACCCCTTTACTTCACCCGCACTTGGACATCCGGACCGGAAAACCCACTTTATATGGCTGACCTGCGACGAAGGCGCTCTCCGGACACCGGAACCTCCTCGCCGCGCACCTCGGCTGGCAGGATCTCGTGACAGCAGCGATCCCCCGAGAGCCGCTGGACGGCCCATCGGCGCAGCGCCCGGGGATCCCGCTCACGACGCCGCCCGCACCGTTCGGCACCGGTCCCCACGAGGGGAGGGACCGGCGCCGGACGAAGCGGCGGCGGTCCACTGGTCGGTGTTCTCGCCTTCGTCCTCAGCCGCATTTGCTTCGTCCTCAGTCGCATATGAGTCGCATATGAGTAGCGCTACTCATGCCGAGCCCCGTGGGCACCCGACATCGTGATGACTGCCCCTCCGGCACACCGTACGGAAGGGCGCCGACTCATCCGACCGATCGGAGAACACCGTGAGCTCCTCCCGTCGCAGCCGTGCCGTGCTCGCCCTGGCCGCGGACAACTGGCTGTCCCGCTGCTACCTCGCCGCGGTCGTCCTCGCGAGCGTTTTCACCCTCTACGACGACCTGTTCGTCACCCACGCCGACGCCTCCATGGCCGGAGTCTGGCCCCTGTTCCTCACGGCCCCTTTGAGCCTGCTCTTCATGGCGCTGCCCGAATCGCTGTCCACGGGTGCCCTCTTCTACGCGGAAATCGCACTCGCCGCACTCGTGAACGCCATCGCCCTGGGCGCGCTCGCCCGCGCCATGCGCGGCGACAGCGGGTCGTCCGCGCACGCGGCGCCCAGCGCCTGAGGTTCGTGCGCAGTTCTCCTGATGGCCTGTGGTTCCTTGGTGCGACTGGGTATCACGGGGTGGTGTTCAATGGGGTGGGATCAGCCTTTTATGGCACTTTCCGGTGATTGTTCATCGTGAGGTGCGGGAGCGTGATGGTGCGTTCGGTAGCGTGCGTGTCACTGCGAGGCCGGTGAGAGCAGTAGTCACGGTTCCGGTCTCCTTGAGAATCCGCCCCGTGCCCAGGAAAGCGACGCGGGGTCCCCGCCCCGCCCGGGTCCACACCGGGCGGAAAGCGTCCGGCGGGGCGGATACCGCAGCCTCCGAATCGCCGCAGCCGGCGGCGCCACAGGCGGCAGGTACCGCACACGATGAGCACCCGCACCGCACCCGGCGGCGACGGCCCACGGTCCCACGGCAGGCGTCCAAACCCCGCCCAGCACGACGGACCACTTCCCGGCATCCAGGAAAACCCAGGATCGCCCAGGGAACCTCAGCTCATCAGCGACGCTGCCGCACGGCCCTCACGTCTCACGCGAGACAGGTCTCACGCCAGACCCGTCTCACGCGAGAGCGGCGACGAACTTCCCGAGCCGGTCGATGCCTTCACGAAGGTCGTCGGCGGAGGCCGCGTACGACAGCCGGACATGCGTCTCGGCCGTATGCACGCCGAAGTCCCTGCCCGGGGTGAGGGCGACATGCGCCTCCTGGAGCGCACGTTCGCAGAACTGCCAGGAGGTCAGCCCGGTCCGGCTGACGTCGAAGTAGACGTAGAACGCTCCGTCGGGCGGTACGGGGACCGGTAGTCCGATCCGTTCCAGGCCGTCCAGGACGAGCGCGCGCCGCTCGGCGAACTCGACGCGGCGGGCCTCGCAGACCGCGAGGGACTCGGGCGTGAAGCAGGCGAGAGCGGCGTGCTGGGCGGGGGTGGAGGCGCAGAGGAAGTAGTTCTGGGCCAGGCGCTCCAGCGCCGGCACGAGGATGTCGGGGACGACGCACCAGCCCAGCCGCCAGCCGGTCATCCCGAAGTACTTCGAGAAGCTGTTGATGACGACGGCGTCGGGGTCGAGCGAGAGCGCGCTGCGAGGGGGCCGGCCCTGATCGTCGTGATCGCTCAGGTCGAGGTAGATCTCGTCGACGATGCGCCAGGCCTCGCGCTCGCGCGCGAGGTCGCAGATCGCGGCCAGCTCGTCGGCCGGAACCGAGGTGCCGGTCGGGTTCGACGGAGTGGCGACCATGATC
The nucleotide sequence above comes from Streptomyces sp. NL15-2K. Encoded proteins:
- a CDS encoding pyridoxal phosphate-dependent aminotransferase — protein: MNPLPTERPAAGGRGIRISRRAQAVAPFYAMEFGKHAAALEAQGQHVVKLSLGEPDFGAPPAVLEAMREVADGRPLTYTAALGLPALREAIARFYLDQHGVEVDPARVVVTAGASAALVLATAALVDPGDEVLIADPSYPCNRQIVESFGAQVTLVPATAETRFQLDAASVRSYWTDRTRGIMVATPSNPTGTSVPADELAAICDLAREREAWRIVDEIYLDLSDHDDQGRPPRSALSLDPDAVVINSFSKYFGMTGWRLGWCVVPDILVPALERLAQNYFLCASTPAQHAALACFTPESLAVCEARRVEFAERRALVLDGLERIGLPVPVPPDGAFYVYFDVSRTGLTSWQFCERALQEAHVALTPGRDFGVHTAETHVRLSYAASADDLREGIDRLGKFVAALA